From one Desulfurobacterium thermolithotrophum DSM 11699 genomic stretch:
- a CDS encoding multiheme c-type cytochrome → MRGLMKLATIAAAGILSLGIYTTDAAAKYDYTNYSASGLSKESSQCLDCHRKATPFVVNDWKRSKHFYNGVGCYECHKTDESNPAAYDHYGFTISTLVTPKQCGVCHPKVAKEYMDSIHAHSGLISQKAEAKSGGNFAVIVMQMMGWDKNTVIPHQTTNGESTWDDIINDPCWPYAGVPNNLKTPRPKASAVIKIFANWGCYSCHGTKIEIAKKTKDKVVFDLRTWPMIGAGTINPDGTIGNCAACHPFHSFRLKIVRAGIGACGRCHESEDHPNYEMFGKSMHGAMFLSQFDEWNMDAPAIKAGQDYFAPTCGTCHMGAVYQGDKMIYAPTHNPASICKWKLGMWKLVFVRKAGRPHPGLPSVKYPTDGIKNRERAFAMCTQCHTKQWVANCFIGGDLTMGVLDYFRRVAFQVERDLEKAGLNTPLDRKIVRDIGAMAVRPTEIAMFHYAPGYIWWEGIYRVAFELVEWLESSVEPRLGADYVSKYVSWIKKHVKKVEKYKKKHHIH, encoded by the coding sequence ATGAGAGGGCTAATGAAATTAGCCACCATAGCAGCTGCAGGTATTTTATCACTTGGTATTTATACTACCGATGCAGCTGCTAAGTACGACTACACAAACTACTCAGCATCTGGTCTCTCCAAAGAGTCATCCCAGTGTCTTGACTGTCACCGCAAGGCTACACCATTTGTAGTAAACGACTGGAAGAGATCAAAGCACTTTTACAACGGAGTAGGATGTTACGAATGTCACAAGACAGACGAATCTAACCCAGCAGCATATGACCACTACGGATTCACAATTTCAACACTAGTAACACCAAAGCAGTGTGGAGTATGTCACCCAAAAGTTGCAAAAGAATACATGGACTCAATTCACGCACACTCTGGATTAATTTCCCAGAAAGCAGAAGCTAAGTCTGGTGGAAACTTTGCAGTAATCGTAATGCAAATGATGGGATGGGACAAGAACACAGTAATACCGCACCAAACAACAAACGGAGAATCTACATGGGACGATATAATAAACGACCCATGCTGGCCATACGCTGGAGTACCAAACAACCTCAAGACACCAAGACCAAAAGCATCAGCAGTAATTAAGATCTTTGCGAACTGGGGATGTTACTCCTGTCACGGAACAAAGATAGAGATAGCGAAAAAGACGAAAGACAAGGTAGTATTTGACCTACGTACATGGCCAATGATAGGGGCAGGAACTATCAACCCAGACGGAACAATAGGAAACTGTGCAGCATGTCACCCATTCCACAGCTTCAGACTCAAGATAGTAAGAGCAGGAATAGGAGCATGTGGAAGATGTCACGAATCTGAAGACCATCCAAACTACGAAATGTTTGGAAAATCAATGCATGGAGCAATGTTCTTATCTCAGTTTGATGAATGGAACATGGATGCCCCAGCAATAAAGGCTGGTCAAGACTACTTTGCGCCGACATGTGGAACATGTCACATGGGAGCAGTATATCAAGGAGATAAAATGATATATGCTCCAACCCACAACCCAGCTTCAATCTGTAAGTGGAAGCTTGGAATGTGGAAGTTAGTATTTGTAAGGAAAGCGGGAAGACCACACCCAGGACTACCAAGCGTTAAGTATCCGACAGATGGAATCAAGAACAGAGAAAGAGCATTTGCGATGTGTACCCAGTGTCACACCAAGCAGTGGGTAGCAAACTGCTTCATAGGTGGAGACCTCACAATGGGAGTACTTGACTACTTCAGAAGAGTAGCGTTCCAGGTTGAGAGAGACCTTGAGAAGGCGGGACTTAACACACCACTTGACAGGAAGATAGTAAGAGACATTGGAGCGATGGCAGTTAGACCAACAGAGATAGCGATGTTCCACTATGCACCAGGATACATTTGGTGGGAAGGAATTTACAGAGTAGCATTTGAGCTTGTAGAGTGGCTTGAAAGCAGTGTAGAGCCAAGACTTGGAGCAGATTACGTAAGCAAGTACGTATCCTGGATTAAGAAGCACGTGAAGAAGGTAGAGAAGTACAAGAAGAAGCATCACATTCACTAA
- the purS gene encoding phosphoribosylformylglycinamidine synthase subunit PurS: MANYFVKIFITYRKGVLDPQGIAVEKAAHSLGFEKVKNVKVGKYITMNIEADSPEEVKREIEEMAKKFLVNPVIEEYTYEVEEVKR; the protein is encoded by the coding sequence ATGGCAAATTACTTTGTGAAAATTTTTATTACTTACAGAAAAGGAGTTCTTGACCCTCAGGGAATTGCAGTAGAGAAGGCAGCTCATAGTTTAGGATTCGAAAAAGTAAAGAACGTTAAAGTTGGTAAATACATTACAATGAACATTGAAGCTGATTCTCCTGAAGAAGTAAAAAGGGAAATAGAGGAAATGGCAAAGAAGTTTTTAGTAAATCCAGTAATAGAAGAGTATACTTATGAAGTAGAAGAGGTGAAAAGATGA
- a CDS encoding CPBP family intramembrane glutamic endopeptidase: MARKKCKSCRFVKLYFVVIFVSSIVVRFFKDYSAVVSFFLMVGIPILLLRKTPEELGYKNFLKGLKWGIGTSLLILPVYALLCSNFGEINTHFKSFLSIILFYFTVAVAEETFFRGYLYSEIENEPLFGPISKANFVSSFLFAIAHVLIYYNPIMFKVFFPSLVMGYIYERSKSIGAPIIFHWLSDIIYQFVRC; this comes from the coding sequence TTGGCTCGTAAGAAGTGTAAAAGTTGTAGATTTGTGAAACTTTACTTTGTTGTAATTTTTGTTTCTTCTATAGTTGTAAGATTCTTTAAAGATTATTCCGCTGTAGTTAGTTTTTTCTTAATGGTTGGTATTCCTATATTACTTTTAAGAAAAACTCCAGAAGAATTAGGTTACAAAAACTTCCTTAAAGGTTTAAAGTGGGGTATTGGAACGTCTTTATTAATTCTTCCTGTTTATGCTCTACTTTGTAGCAATTTTGGAGAAATTAATACTCATTTTAAAAGTTTTTTAAGCATTATTCTTTTTTACTTTACAGTTGCTGTGGCAGAAGAAACATTTTTTAGAGGATATCTTTACTCGGAAATAGAAAATGAACCTCTCTTTGGCCCTATTTCTAAAGCAAACTTTGTATCAAGTTTTCTTTTTGCCATAGCTCACGTTCTTATTTACTACAATCCAATCATGTTTAAAGTCTTCTTTCCTTCTCTCGTTATGGGATATATTTATGAAAGAAGTAAGTCCATTGGAGCTCCTATAATCTTCCATTGGCTTTCTGATATTATTTACCAGTTTGTTAGATGTTAA
- the murB gene encoding UDP-N-acetylmuramate dehydrogenase, whose amino-acid sequence MEVKKLPAHVLTTIGIGSVYPVYFPENLEELKSILKSEKVYIIGGGSNTVLPEKIESKIVSLRKFKKIKIKRNSIILGAGVSLSEVLKLQIKENFSLFEIFAGIPRATVGGLVAQNAGAFGREIKDFLEKVVYLDLDSYEVATLKNFSSFSYRKSPFPKKGVVLETEFKIEKDNHVKEKIKKFVFFRLSKQPPFYLQTAGSTFKNPLGDSAGKLLDLVGMKGFKVGGVKFSEIHANFCINEKGSFEEFKKLISIAKERVKEKFNVELELEVKIPR is encoded by the coding sequence TTGGAAGTTAAAAAACTTCCTGCACACGTTTTAACAACTATCGGGATAGGTTCTGTCTATCCCGTTTATTTTCCTGAAAATCTTGAAGAACTTAAGTCAATCTTAAAAAGTGAAAAAGTTTACATAATTGGTGGTGGTTCAAATACGGTTCTTCCAGAAAAAATAGAAAGCAAAATCGTAAGTCTTAGAAAGTTTAAAAAAATCAAAATAAAAAGAAACTCAATAATTTTAGGAGCAGGAGTTTCTCTTTCTGAAGTCCTAAAACTACAAATAAAAGAAAATTTTTCTCTTTTTGAAATCTTTGCAGGAATCCCAAGAGCAACCGTTGGTGGACTTGTAGCTCAGAATGCAGGAGCATTTGGAAGAGAAATAAAGGACTTTTTAGAAAAGGTTGTTTACTTGGATTTAGATTCTTATGAAGTTGCTACTTTAAAAAATTTTTCAAGCTTTTCCTATAGAAAGTCTCCCTTTCCAAAGAAGGGAGTTGTTTTAGAAACAGAATTCAAAATAGAAAAAGATAATCACGTGAAAGAAAAAATAAAAAAGTTTGTATTTTTCCGACTTTCTAAACAACCTCCTTTTTATCTACAAACTGCAGGTTCGACCTTTAAAAATCCTTTGGGAGATTCTGCAGGAAAACTCTTAGACCTTGTAGGAATGAAAGGGTTTAAAGTTGGAGGAGTAAAGTTTTCTGAAATTCACGCAAACTTTTGTATAAATGAAAAAGGAAGTTTTGAAGAATTTAAGAAGCTTATTTCCATTGCAAAAGAAAGAGTTAAAGAAAAATTCAACGTTGAACTTGAATTAGAAGTAAAAATTCCTCGTTAG
- the mnmE gene encoding tRNA uridine-5-carboxymethylaminomethyl(34) synthesis GTPase MnmE: MDYLWEDTIAAIGTPIGKGAIGIVRISGKDSLKILKEIFRTKEGSKKEKFENRKMHYGLVVDRFEEPIDEVLAVYMRAPKTFTGEDIVEIHSHGGIVVVRKILREVLSKGARLAEPGEFSMRAFINGKIDLVQAEAINELINATSEVGAKLALKQLEGALSNKIKELRDKLLEVKAYIEAAVDFPDEEIEIFETGHIREKILEIVEKIEKLVSTYKDGKVLKEGIKVAIVGRPNVGKSSLLNAILKEERAIVTEIPGTTRDIIEETVTLKGIPLRLIDTAGIREAIDKVEQIGIERTMKSLEEADVILFVIDGSIGFTEEDRKISKVLKKKENVILVINKKDLGLKLSCRESIDWKECVELSAKSTEGIDELGEKIVNLVLLEPETILKGEEPLLTNERHRELLESAKKSLLKVIDSLDTGFESPEFISMDIDEALYSLGKIVGQVTTEDMLDIIFSKFCIGK, encoded by the coding sequence GTGGATTATCTTTGGGAAGATACTATAGCAGCAATAGGAACTCCTATTGGAAAGGGTGCAATAGGAATAGTCAGAATTTCGGGAAAAGATTCTCTAAAAATTCTTAAAGAGATATTTAGAACCAAAGAGGGAAGTAAAAAAGAAAAATTTGAAAACCGAAAAATGCACTACGGTTTAGTAGTTGATAGATTCGAAGAACCAATAGATGAAGTTCTTGCGGTATACATGAGAGCTCCTAAAACTTTTACTGGAGAGGATATCGTAGAAATCCATAGCCATGGAGGTATAGTCGTTGTAAGAAAAATATTAAGAGAAGTACTATCAAAGGGAGCAAGACTTGCAGAGCCTGGCGAATTTTCAATGAGAGCTTTTATAAATGGAAAAATAGATCTTGTTCAAGCTGAAGCAATAAACGAGCTTATTAATGCTACAAGTGAAGTTGGTGCAAAATTGGCACTTAAACAGCTTGAAGGTGCTCTTTCAAATAAAATAAAAGAATTAAGAGATAAACTTCTTGAAGTTAAAGCTTATATAGAAGCTGCAGTTGATTTTCCAGATGAAGAAATAGAAATATTTGAGACTGGACACATTAGAGAAAAAATACTTGAAATAGTAGAAAAAATAGAAAAATTGGTTTCAACTTATAAAGATGGAAAAGTTTTAAAAGAAGGAATAAAAGTAGCTATTGTTGGAAGACCCAATGTTGGGAAATCATCGCTTCTTAATGCTATCTTAAAGGAAGAAAGAGCTATTGTTACAGAGATTCCAGGAACAACACGAGATATTATCGAAGAAACGGTTACCTTAAAAGGAATTCCACTGAGGTTAATAGATACTGCCGGAATAAGAGAAGCTATAGATAAAGTAGAGCAAATAGGAATAGAAAGAACTATGAAAAGTTTAGAAGAAGCTGACGTAATTCTTTTTGTTATAGATGGTTCTATTGGTTTTACAGAAGAAGACAGAAAAATATCTAAAGTTCTTAAGAAAAAAGAAAATGTAATCCTCGTTATCAACAAAAAAGACCTTGGACTTAAACTTTCCTGCAGAGAATCTATAGATTGGAAAGAATGTGTTGAGCTTAGTGCAAAGAGTACAGAAGGAATAGACGAGCTTGGAGAAAAAATAGTAAATCTTGTTCTTTTAGAACCTGAAACCATTTTAAAGGGAGAAGAACCACTATTAACAAACGAAAGGCACAGGGAACTTCTTGAATCTGCAAAAAAATCTTTGTTAAAAGTGATAGATAGTCTTGACACAGGATTTGAATCTCCAGAGTTTATTTCAATGGATATAGATGAAGCTCTTTATTCACTTGGTAAAATTGTTGGGCAAGTTACAACTGAAGATATGCTTGATATAATTTTTTCAAAATTTTGTATAGGAAAGTAA
- a CDS encoding YeiH family protein has translation MAFSKENRAHTLNGILFVALFAIAATYISQCPFFSHLGISPLIIGIVLGMFYANTLRNKLPEAWTPGIIFSTKTLLRAAIVFYGFRITFQSIAAVGIPGIVASVSIVFSTFFIGYLLGTKIFKLDRDTSILTSAGSSICGAAAVLATEPVVKAEAHKSAIAVSTVVLFGTIAMFLYPFLYKAGYVHFDPETMGVYIGATVHEVAHVVAAGNAIGPEVAKDAIIVKMIRVMLIAPFLIILSLLLPKLGKALASNEKTKITIPWFAIGFIAVAGFNSLHLLPEKVVSYINALDTFALTMAMTALGMETSMDKFKGVGLKPIYLAFVLFLWLIFGGYFITKFAMSLGA, from the coding sequence ATGGCTTTTAGTAAAGAAAATCGAGCTCACACGCTAAATGGTATACTGTTTGTTGCTCTATTCGCTATTGCAGCTACGTACATTTCTCAATGTCCTTTCTTTTCACATCTTGGTATAAGTCCTTTAATTATAGGAATTGTACTTGGAATGTTTTACGCTAATACTTTGAGAAATAAGCTTCCAGAAGCATGGACTCCAGGCATTATTTTTTCAACAAAAACACTCTTAAGAGCAGCAATTGTTTTCTATGGATTTAGAATAACTTTTCAAAGTATAGCAGCAGTAGGAATTCCTGGAATAGTTGCAAGTGTTTCCATTGTTTTCTCTACGTTTTTCATAGGCTATCTACTGGGAACTAAAATCTTTAAACTTGATAGAGATACTTCTATCTTAACAAGTGCTGGAAGTTCTATTTGCGGAGCTGCAGCTGTGTTAGCAACTGAACCTGTGGTAAAAGCTGAAGCGCATAAGAGTGCAATAGCAGTTTCTACAGTTGTTCTTTTTGGAACAATAGCTATGTTTCTTTATCCTTTCCTTTATAAAGCAGGATATGTACATTTTGATCCTGAAACTATGGGAGTATACATTGGTGCAACTGTTCATGAAGTTGCACACGTTGTAGCTGCTGGAAATGCAATAGGACCAGAGGTAGCAAAAGATGCAATTATTGTAAAAATGATTAGAGTAATGCTAATAGCTCCTTTCTTAATAATCCTTAGCTTATTATTACCAAAACTTGGGAAAGCATTAGCAAGTAATGAAAAAACAAAGATAACAATTCCTTGGTTTGCAATAGGATTTATTGCAGTTGCAGGATTTAATTCTCTACATCTTTTACCAGAAAAAGTAGTTTCTTATATCAATGCTCTTGATACTTTTGCTCTTACTATGGCAATGACAGCACTCGGAATGGAAACAAGTATGGATAAATTCAAGGGAGTAGGGTTAAAACCTATATATCTTGCTTTTGTTTTGTTCTTATGGTTAATTTTTGGTGGTTATTTCATTACAAAGTTTGCTATGAGCCTTGGGGCGTAG
- a CDS encoding deoxycytidylate deaminase — protein MPRPSWDEYFMSIAEMVSTRSTCIRRKVGAVLVKDKRIIATGYNGPPSGLKHPEEVGCLREKLNIPSGERHELCRGLHAEQNAIIQAALHGVFTKGSILYCTHCPCSLCTKMLINAGVVKVIYKEGYPDQLAKELAAEANLPMIQFKKEED, from the coding sequence ATGCCAAGACCTTCTTGGGATGAATATTTTATGTCTATAGCCGAAATGGTTTCTACTCGTTCTACGTGTATTAGAAGAAAAGTTGGTGCTGTTCTTGTAAAAGACAAAAGAATAATAGCAACCGGCTATAATGGTCCTCCATCTGGATTAAAACATCCTGAAGAAGTTGGATGTCTTAGAGAAAAGTTAAACATTCCTAGTGGAGAAAGACACGAACTTTGCAGGGGGCTTCACGCAGAGCAAAATGCCATAATTCAAGCAGCACTTCATGGAGTTTTTACAAAAGGAAGTATTCTCTACTGTACTCACTGTCCTTGTTCTCTTTGTACAAAAATGCTCATAAATGCAGGTGTAGTGAAAGTTATCTACAAGGAAGGATATCCTGATCAGCTGGCTAAGGAATTAGCAGCAGAAGCTAACTTACCGATGATTCAGTTTAAAAAAGAAGAAGACTAA
- a CDS encoding CTP synthase: protein MASKLIFVTGGVLSSIGKGITASSIGTLLESRGFKVTIQKLDPYLNVDAGTMNPYQHGEVYVTDDGAETDLDLGHYERFTKATMKRINNITSGQIYQEIIQKERRGEFLGGTVQVIPHVTNLIKEKIKQLMSTDVDVVIVEVGGTVGDIEGLPFLEAIRQLGAEVGKSNAIYIHVTYVPYVKAAGELKTKPTQHSVKELRAIGIQPDIIVCRAERSIPQSVKRKIALFANLKEHEVITAKDLSTIYEVPLVLQKERIDELIIEKLQLSASQKSNLDDWKNIVQKMKKPSKGTVKIAVVGKYIELPDAYKSIIESFVHAGAANDVKVEIKWVNAEELDEKEPEEFLSDVSGVLVPGGFGERGVEGKIKAIKFARENKIPFFGICLGMQCAVIEFARNVAGLKDAHSSEFSSTTPYPVIDLMEEQKKVKEKGGTMRLGAYPCVLKEGTLSYEAYKENEISERHRHRYEFNNKFREVLEKAGLVIAGTSPDGRLVEIVEINDHPWFVAVQFHPEFKSRPRNPHPLFKSFVKAAKELEEQFGS, encoded by the coding sequence ATGGCTTCAAAGCTAATTTTTGTTACAGGAGGAGTTCTCTCTTCTATAGGAAAAGGAATTACTGCTTCTTCTATCGGAACTCTTTTAGAAAGTAGAGGATTTAAAGTAACTATTCAAAAGCTTGATCCTTACTTAAACGTTGATGCAGGAACTATGAATCCTTATCAGCATGGAGAAGTTTACGTTACAGATGACGGTGCTGAGACTGACCTTGATCTTGGTCATTATGAAAGGTTTACAAAAGCAACCATGAAGAGAATCAACAATATTACTTCAGGCCAAATCTATCAGGAGATAATCCAAAAAGAGAGAAGAGGAGAATTTTTAGGAGGAACAGTTCAAGTAATACCTCACGTGACAAATCTAATAAAAGAAAAAATTAAACAATTAATGTCTACAGATGTAGATGTTGTTATTGTTGAGGTCGGAGGAACTGTCGGAGATATAGAAGGGTTACCTTTTCTTGAAGCAATAAGACAACTTGGAGCGGAAGTTGGAAAAAGTAATGCAATATACATTCATGTTACTTATGTTCCTTACGTTAAAGCTGCAGGAGAGCTAAAAACTAAACCAACTCAGCATTCTGTTAAAGAGCTCAGAGCTATAGGTATTCAACCAGACATAATTGTGTGCAGAGCAGAGCGTTCTATTCCCCAAAGTGTAAAAAGGAAAATTGCTCTATTTGCAAATCTAAAAGAGCATGAAGTTATAACTGCTAAAGATTTGTCAACTATTTACGAAGTACCTCTTGTTCTTCAGAAAGAAAGAATTGACGAATTGATAATAGAAAAACTACAGCTTTCTGCTTCTCAAAAGTCAAACTTGGATGACTGGAAAAATATCGTTCAGAAAATGAAAAAACCTTCTAAAGGTACAGTGAAAATAGCAGTTGTTGGAAAGTACATAGAGCTCCCTGATGCTTACAAAAGCATAATAGAATCGTTTGTTCATGCTGGTGCTGCAAATGATGTAAAAGTAGAAATAAAATGGGTAAACGCAGAAGAATTAGACGAAAAAGAACCCGAAGAATTTCTATCAGATGTTTCAGGAGTTTTAGTGCCTGGTGGATTTGGGGAAAGAGGCGTTGAAGGAAAGATAAAGGCCATTAAGTTTGCAAGAGAAAATAAAATTCCATTTTTTGGAATATGTCTTGGAATGCAATGTGCAGTTATAGAATTTGCAAGAAATGTTGCTGGTCTTAAAGATGCTCACAGTTCAGAATTTAGTTCAACTACTCCTTATCCTGTTATAGATCTTATGGAAGAACAAAAGAAAGTAAAAGAAAAAGGCGGAACAATGCGTCTTGGAGCCTATCCTTGTGTTTTGAAGGAGGGAACTTTAAGCTATGAAGCCTATAAAGAAAATGAAATTTCTGAAAGACATAGACATAGATACGAATTTAATAACAAATTTAGAGAAGTTCTTGAGAAAGCCGGTCTTGTAATTGCCGGAACATCTCCTGATGGAAGATTAGTAGAAATTGTAGAAATAAACGATCATCCTTGGTTTGTTGCAGTTCAATTTCATCCAGAATTTAAATCAAGGCCAAGAAATCCTCATCCTCTCTTTAAAAGCTTTGTAAAAGCAGCAAAAGAATTAGAGGAACAATTTGGAAGTTAA
- a CDS encoding M23 family metallopeptidase yields MKDSKLQVIVIDSDVEKPKRYRISKKKIKVLAIASLFFTTVLLIYTSILTYKSYSYYSKTEKEIKELKEELAQYKSENGQLKVQLAKLKDEKEKTIEELAKRIEIIDSIMKKVGINVLSTNKEGEGGLAIPIEKLLTTNENIDLSPVIPDLDYIIQNLKTTPLGYPTVGRITSGFGLRRNPITGRIEFHLGVDIANTWGTPVRASADGKVIKAGWCGLMGKCIVIKHNKDFSTYYGHLAKIFVKKGEYVEKGQIIGITGNSGRSTGPHLHYTIKYKNKIVNPIAYMEVSP; encoded by the coding sequence TTGAAAGACTCGAAACTACAGGTTATTGTAATTGACAGTGATGTAGAAAAACCAAAAAGATACAGAATTTCAAAAAAGAAAATCAAAGTTTTAGCTATTGCTTCCTTATTCTTTACTACAGTTCTTTTGATATATACAAGTATTCTTACTTACAAATCGTATAGTTATTACAGCAAGACAGAGAAAGAAATTAAAGAGTTAAAAGAGGAACTTGCCCAGTATAAAAGTGAAAATGGACAACTGAAAGTACAGTTAGCTAAGCTCAAAGACGAAAAAGAAAAAACTATAGAAGAATTAGCAAAGAGAATAGAAATTATAGATTCGATTATGAAGAAAGTAGGTATAAATGTTCTATCAACAAATAAAGAAGGTGAAGGTGGTCTTGCAATACCGATAGAAAAACTTCTTACCACTAATGAAAATATTGATTTATCTCCAGTCATTCCAGATCTTGACTACATAATCCAAAACCTGAAAACAACTCCACTAGGTTACCCTACAGTAGGAAGAATAACTTCTGGATTTGGACTACGGAGAAATCCAATTACGGGAAGGATAGAATTCCATCTTGGTGTTGATATTGCCAATACTTGGGGGACTCCTGTAAGAGCTTCAGCAGATGGTAAAGTTATAAAAGCAGGTTGGTGCGGACTTATGGGTAAATGCATTGTTATAAAACATAATAAAGATTTTTCCACTTACTACGGTCATTTAGCGAAAATTTTTGTTAAAAAAGGAGAATATGTAGAAAAAGGGCAAATTATAGGAATAACAGGAAATAGCGGTAGAAGTACAGGCCCTCATCTTCACTATACAATTAAGTACAAAAATAAAATAGTCAATCCCATTGCTTATATGGAGGTTTCCCCATGA
- the kdsB gene encoding 3-deoxy-manno-octulosonate cytidylyltransferase — translation MKKFLIAIPARIKSNRLPEKPLRLLCGKPLIAWVVESCLKITENVLVATDDLRVKKIAEKFGAKAVMTSPSHPSGTDRIFEAVKDLEFEYIVNVQGDEPFVKADHVLPIVGALQKGEEYATIAVRFNNEEEILNPNNVKVVVDKHNHAIYFSRNVIPYPRDGRIQIGNYLKHIGIYGYTKNSLQKFVSWNEGFLERIEKLEQLRIIENGKKIYVSVVSEGSFGIDTEEDLKKAAEKLERGEV, via the coding sequence GTGAAGAAGTTTCTTATTGCCATTCCTGCGAGAATAAAATCTAATAGACTTCCTGAAAAACCTTTAAGGCTTCTTTGTGGTAAGCCATTAATTGCTTGGGTTGTAGAGTCATGTCTTAAGATTACAGAAAACGTTCTTGTTGCAACAGATGATTTAAGAGTAAAGAAAATAGCTGAAAAATTTGGAGCTAAAGCTGTAATGACATCTCCTTCTCATCCAAGTGGTACAGATAGAATTTTTGAAGCTGTTAAAGATCTTGAGTTTGAGTACATAGTAAATGTCCAGGGAGATGAACCCTTTGTGAAAGCAGACCATGTTTTACCCATCGTGGGAGCTCTCCAGAAAGGAGAAGAATACGCAACTATCGCGGTAAGATTTAACAATGAAGAAGAGATACTAAATCCAAACAATGTTAAAGTTGTAGTTGATAAACATAACCATGCAATCTATTTTTCAAGGAATGTAATTCCTTATCCTCGCGATGGTAGAATTCAAATAGGTAACTACTTGAAACATATAGGAATTTATGGCTATACAAAAAATTCTTTACAAAAGTTTGTCTCATGGAATGAGGGTTTTTTGGAAAGAATAGAGAAATTAGAACAGCTTAGAATTATAGAAAACGGAAAAAAGATTTATGTATCTGTAGTTTCAGAAGGGTCTTTTGGAATAGATACAGAAGAAGATTTGAAAAAAGCTGCTGAAAAATTGGAAAGAGGAGAGGTCTAA
- the purQ gene encoding phosphoribosylformylglycinamidine synthase subunit PurQ — MKFGIPVYPGSNCDRDIGWVIEKVLGHDVKYLWHKEQSLAGIDCVIVPGGFSYGDYLRAGAMAKLSPVTEAICEFAEKGGLVMGICNGFQILLEAGLLPGAMLPNKTLSFICEFVYLKVENNEIPFTHLYKKGEIIRIPIAHAEGNYTCTPETLKELEENGQIVVRYCSPEGVISEEFNPNGSLNNIAGICNKRGNVFGLMPHPERASEAILGSVDGYRMFESIVKSVLV; from the coding sequence ATGAAATTTGGAATACCTGTTTATCCTGGGAGTAACTGTGATAGAGACATCGGATGGGTTATTGAAAAAGTTCTTGGTCATGATGTGAAGTATCTATGGCATAAAGAGCAAAGTTTAGCTGGTATTGATTGTGTTATTGTTCCAGGGGGATTTTCTTATGGAGATTATTTAAGAGCTGGAGCGATGGCAAAACTTTCTCCGGTTACAGAAGCTATCTGTGAATTTGCAGAAAAAGGTGGCCTTGTAATGGGGATTTGTAATGGATTTCAAATTCTATTAGAAGCAGGTCTTTTGCCAGGAGCAATGTTACCCAATAAAACGTTATCCTTCATATGTGAATTTGTCTATTTAAAAGTTGAAAACAACGAGATTCCTTTTACCCACCTTTATAAAAAAGGAGAAATTATAAGAATTCCTATAGCTCACGCTGAAGGAAACTATACTTGTACTCCTGAAACACTAAAGGAATTAGAAGAAAATGGACAAATAGTCGTAAGGTACTGCTCACCAGAGGGAGTTATTTCTGAAGAATTTAATCCAAACGGCTCTCTTAATAACATTGCTGGTATCTGTAACAAAAGAGGAAATGTTTTTGGATTGATGCCTCATCCTGAAAGAGCTTCTGAGGCAATCTTAGGTAGTGTGGATGGATACAGAATGTTTGAATCAATAGTTAAATCTGTTCTTGTTTAA